In Finegoldia magna ATCC 53516, a genomic segment contains:
- a CDS encoding FHA domain-containing protein, whose product MKYIIDILDAFFSIQITPNLKLYNLISMFFKYLFVIIIYYFIFNIIKMIYLDIKGTNNMNYSSNTYLKLINRKENLPFKIQEHYFIGRTATIGRDDSNQVALKDRFISKRHARIYKEKNNYYIEDLNSANGTFLNGNKLINSARLNDKDLIDIGQIEFMFVNGDKDAN is encoded by the coding sequence ATGAAATACATTATTGACATATTGGACGCATTCTTTTCTATACAAATTACTCCAAATTTAAAATTATATAATTTAATTTCTATGTTTTTTAAATATTTGTTTGTAATAATAATTTACTATTTTATTTTCAACATAATCAAGATGATTTATTTGGACATAAAAGGAACAAACAATATGAATTACAGTTCAAATACTTATTTAAAACTAATTAATAGAAAAGAGAATTTGCCTTTTAAAATACAAGAGCATTATTTTATAGGAAGAACTGCTACTATAGGAAGAGACGACAGCAATCAAGTTGCATTAAAAGATAGGTTTATATCGAAGAGACATGCACGTATATATAAAGAAAAAAATAATTATTATATAGAGGATTTGAACTCTGCTAATGGAACTTTTTTGAATGGAAATAAATTGATTAATTCTGCAAGATTGAACGACAAAGATTTGATAGATATCGGACAAATTGAATTTATGTTTGTAAATGGTGACAAAGATGCAAACTAA
- a CDS encoding xanthine phosphoribosyltransferase has product MRKLEERIMKDGQVLPGNILKVDRFINHMIDPVLFEDLANEFYEKFKDKKINKILTIEVSGIAIAYACGIRFNCPVVFAKKTSSKTLGNNCYRTEVFSFTKNRSYEVMVSKEYLNENDHVLLIDDFLANGKALEGLIDICSQANATVEGIGILIEKVFQKGGDNLRQQGYTIESLARIKGFTDDSVIFED; this is encoded by the coding sequence ATGAGAAAACTTGAAGAGAGAATAATGAAAGATGGTCAAGTATTACCAGGTAATATACTTAAGGTAGACAGGTTCATTAATCACATGATTGATCCTGTTCTTTTTGAAGATTTGGCAAATGAATTTTACGAAAAATTTAAGGATAAAAAAATAAACAAAATACTTACGATTGAAGTTAGCGGAATAGCAATTGCGTATGCTTGTGGAATTAGATTTAATTGCCCGGTTGTTTTTGCCAAAAAAACAAGTTCAAAAACTTTGGGAAACAACTGCTACAGAACAGAAGTGTTTAGTTTTACTAAAAATAGAAGCTACGAAGTAATGGTTTCAAAAGAGTACTTAAATGAAAATGATCATGTTTTATTGATTGATGACTTCCTTGCAAATGGTAAAGCGTTGGAAGGTTTGATTGACATTTGTTCACAAGCAAATGCAACTGTTGAAGGAATTGGAATTTTAATCGAAAAAGTTTTTCAAAAAGGTGGAGACAATTTAAGACAACAAGGTTATACAATAGAATCATTGGCAAGAATTAAAGGATTCACCGACGATTCTGTTATATTTGAGGATTAA
- a CDS encoding phospho-sugar mutase: protein MDYLKVYNEWLNDESYDQETRDELMSIKDNNEEIKDRFYKSLEFGTAGLRGKIGAGTNRMNKYNIMKTTQALADTIKHYGEEALKRGVSISYDVRKFSKEFAEISANVLASNGIKVYLSDDIRPTPMLSYSIRKFNCISGIMITASHNPKEYNGYKAYWEEGSQILEDKANEILNNLDKIESFTEVKIGDFEKLIAEEKIEYFGENLDKDYFEDVLSLTINDDNIDKDVKIVYTPLNGTGNRFVRHILDVRGFKNVYVVKEQENPDSDFTTVPYPNPENPEAFEYAINLGKEVGADLLLATDPDADRTAVEVLSDGEYVFLDGNKIGALLTNYILSQRYEKHDLPENPVVVKSIVTGDLSAKIAKKYGVEMIETLTGFKNVCGKANEYEKTGEKSWVFGYEESIGYSYGTFVRDKDAVSSSMMISEMLAYYKKQGKTLIDVLDDLYEEFGYHENSLSSVVLEGLDGQEKIGRIMEEFRHSPIHEIGSTKLVETKDYDVNYKDFGTPRSNVLKYYYDDGSWYALRPSGTEPKIKLYIYSVADSKEKAEQKVLDIEKIAKEKMMNVK, encoded by the coding sequence ATGGATTATTTAAAAGTATACAATGAATGGTTGAATGATGAGTCTTATGACCAAGAAACAAGAGACGAATTGATGTCAATAAAAGATAATAATGAAGAAATAAAAGATAGATTTTATAAATCATTAGAATTTGGTACTGCAGGTTTGAGAGGAAAAATCGGTGCAGGTACAAATAGAATGAACAAGTACAATATAATGAAAACAACACAAGCACTTGCTGATACTATAAAACACTACGGCGAAGAAGCTTTGAAAAGAGGCGTAAGCATTAGCTACGATGTCAGAAAATTCTCCAAAGAATTTGCGGAAATATCAGCAAATGTATTAGCTTCTAATGGAATAAAAGTTTATTTGTCTGACGATATTAGACCAACACCTATGTTGTCTTATTCCATAAGAAAATTTAATTGTATTTCAGGGATTATGATTACAGCTTCTCACAATCCGAAAGAATACAATGGATACAAGGCTTATTGGGAAGAAGGTAGTCAAATTCTTGAAGATAAGGCTAATGAAATTTTGAATAATTTGGACAAAATCGAAAGTTTTACTGAAGTGAAGATAGGAGATTTTGAAAAATTAATAGCTGAAGAGAAAATAGAATATTTTGGTGAAAATTTGGACAAAGATTACTTTGAAGATGTGCTTAGCCTTACAATTAATGACGACAATATTGATAAAGATGTAAAAATAGTTTACACTCCATTGAATGGGACTGGAAATAGATTTGTAAGACATATCTTAGATGTCAGAGGATTTAAAAATGTCTACGTAGTAAAAGAACAAGAAAATCCAGACAGTGATTTTACGACTGTTCCTTATCCAAATCCTGAAAATCCAGAAGCGTTTGAATATGCTATCAATTTAGGTAAAGAAGTTGGAGCTGATTTGTTATTGGCAACTGACCCAGACGCTGATAGAACTGCTGTTGAAGTTTTAAGTGATGGTGAATATGTCTTCTTAGATGGAAATAAAATCGGAGCATTATTGACAAACTATATTTTGAGTCAAAGATACGAAAAACACGATTTGCCAGAAAATCCTGTAGTTGTAAAATCAATCGTAACAGGAGATTTATCGGCTAAAATTGCTAAAAAATATGGCGTTGAAATGATAGAAACATTAACTGGATTTAAAAATGTTTGTGGAAAAGCGAATGAATACGAAAAAACTGGCGAAAAATCTTGGGTATTCGGATATGAAGAAAGTATTGGTTATTCTTACGGTACATTTGTAAGAGATAAGGATGCGGTAAGTTCTTCAATGATGATTTCAGAAATGTTAGCTTATTATAAGAAACAAGGAAAGACTTTGATTGACGTTTTAGATGATTTGTATGAAGAATTTGGTTATCATGAAAACTCACTATCTTCAGTAGTATTAGAAGGATTGGATGGTCAAGAAAAGATCGGAAGAATTATGGAAGAATTCAGACACAGCCCAATTCATGAAATTGGTTCTACAAAATTAGTTGAAACAAAAGACTATGATGTAAATTACAAAGATTTTGGAACTCCAAGATCAAATGTTTTAAAATATTACTACGACGATGGATCATGGTATGCATTAAGACCTTCTGGAACTGAGCCAAAAATAAAATTATATATTTATTCTGTTGCAGATTCAAAAGAAAAAGCAGAACAAAAAGTTTTGGATATTGAAAAAATAGCAAAAGAAAAAATGATGAATGTTAAATAA
- the pulA gene encoding type I pullulanase, which produces MYELGFNYNKEYTVFKIYAPQITNVKLLLYENFDDVRYKSIDMKKSDGYFEVKVEGDLDGIYYKYQLDDEFEIVDPFCKASSINSLKSCVVDLNSTNPEGFADEQYKIANRNEAIIYELSIKDYSSDISSKVDENFRGKFLGLVEENDVSGINHLKDLGITHVHLMPVFDFVGVDERNSEKFSEDNYNWGYNPENYNCIEGSFATEPDNPKNRIIEFKKMIKTLHENNIGVIMDVVYNHTFRNKDHPFNLIYPQFYRRDNNGEFTNGSGVGNELNTEDEFVRKFVIDSLLYFQKEFHIDGFRFDLMALIDSETTDKIVSELRKHDENVIIYGEPWAADESPLSKNKRTTFGSQKGKDYALFNPFFRNAIKGDNDDNSTGFVQKNVDKISLETGICGSIDYDENRRGFCKNPNETINYFNSHDNLILQDKLLKTNTDIVTSTKLCFDLIMLSQGIPFFHCGNEFLRSKLMFKNTYNLPLHVNAVDWKLKNYNNEVFQYVKSLIEFRKTHPEFNLKDENEVRHKLKFYYVNAFCICFSIKNDRGFLLVFINSGEKFEFDLSDYFKNFVNCTKIFDDKIIETQVNDNVILIDERKSGVYSISMEK; this is translated from the coding sequence ATGTATGAGTTAGGGTTTAATTACAACAAAGAATATACAGTTTTTAAGATTTATGCTCCGCAAATAACTAATGTCAAGTTATTATTGTACGAAAATTTCGATGATGTCAGATACAAATCCATTGATATGAAAAAAAGTGATGGGTATTTTGAAGTCAAGGTTGAAGGAGATTTGGATGGAATTTATTACAAGTATCAACTTGATGATGAGTTTGAAATTGTAGATCCATTTTGCAAAGCTTCATCAATTAATAGCTTAAAATCATGTGTCGTAGATTTGAATTCCACAAATCCAGAAGGTTTTGCTGATGAACAATACAAAATAGCAAACAGAAATGAAGCTATAATCTATGAATTGTCCATAAAAGATTATTCTTCAGATATTTCTAGTAAAGTTGATGAAAATTTTCGTGGGAAATTTTTAGGATTGGTAGAAGAAAATGATGTTTCAGGAATAAATCATTTGAAAGATTTGGGGATAACACATGTTCATTTGATGCCTGTGTTTGATTTTGTAGGCGTTGATGAGAGAAATTCAGAAAAATTTTCTGAAGATAATTACAATTGGGGATACAATCCTGAGAATTACAACTGTATTGAAGGTAGCTTTGCTACAGAACCAGATAATCCTAAAAACCGAATTATTGAATTCAAGAAAATGATTAAAACTTTGCATGAAAATAATATTGGGGTGATTATGGATGTTGTATACAATCACACTTTTAGAAACAAAGATCATCCATTTAATTTGATTTATCCACAATTTTATAGACGTGATAATAATGGAGAATTCACGAATGGATCTGGAGTTGGCAATGAATTAAATACCGAAGATGAATTTGTGAGAAAATTTGTTATCGATAGCTTATTGTATTTTCAAAAAGAATTCCACATTGACGGTTTCAGGTTTGATTTAATGGCTTTAATAGATTCAGAAACAACCGATAAAATCGTAAGTGAACTTAGAAAACACGATGAAAATGTGATTATATACGGAGAACCTTGGGCGGCAGATGAATCTCCATTATCGAAAAACAAAAGAACCACTTTTGGTAGTCAAAAAGGAAAAGATTATGCTTTATTCAATCCTTTTTTCAGGAATGCCATTAAAGGTGATAACGATGATAATTCTACAGGTTTTGTTCAAAAAAATGTAGATAAAATTAGCTTGGAAACAGGAATTTGTGGATCGATTGACTATGATGAAAATAGGCGTGGATTTTGCAAAAATCCTAATGAAACTATTAACTATTTTAATTCACACGATAATTTAATACTTCAAGATAAATTGCTTAAAACAAATACGGATATCGTAACATCTACAAAACTTTGTTTTGATTTGATAATGCTAAGTCAAGGGATACCTTTTTTTCATTGTGGAAATGAATTCTTGAGAAGTAAATTGATGTTTAAAAATACTTATAATCTGCCGCTTCATGTTAATGCAGTGGATTGGAAATTGAAGAATTATAACAACGAAGTATTCCAATATGTAAAATCGCTGATTGAATTTAGAAAAACACATCCAGAATTTAATTTGAAAGATGAGAATGAAGTTAGACACAAACTCAAATTTTACTATGTAAATGCTTTTTGTATTTGTTTCAGTATTAAAAATGATAGGGGATTCTTGCTTGTTTTTATAAATTCGGGAGAAAAATTCGAATTTGATTTGAGCGATTATTTTAAAAATTTCGTAAATTGCACGAAGATTTTTGATGACAAAATAATTGAGACACAAGTAAACGACAATGTGATTTTGATTGATGAGAGAAAAAGCGGGGTATATTCAATAAGTATGGAGAAATAA
- a CDS encoding glycogen/starch/alpha-glucan phosphorylase, which produces MIDISEDRLRKLLQIKLSYNSLVDLQDANVYEIRLALNEVIKEIISGQSTNTFADKSSRTYIVSFELMVENLFDDYIEKLNLKTPLQKILQDKYDNVVNMNNDLHLGQSYIGRFSVDLFEKISKQGQFCKVYSIFYKNSQFKQQIVDENQIETVFHEPKTSVVFKRSSKYDIELDNNKIKSQIYDIPYINGNTNFIRLFSPKANPNLNYENFIRGRIEDIYSEENKLDSIRQFVYTPEIDEFGKYIKFLQQKFLADSIVEDIFNDEIKFFKNTDKIKDHIQINIVETNVALLIITFLQKLMDEGYDFEKALEKSNNIFKYFNINLHRESFELMDLSYLYQFDSIKNIIKLINENALKNGYPEIIKDNFLDCFNLIAFVTHSIIVGSEYQKKHLLKSEHVVIDKNIEDKIVIQTYGFNDDLFRNKIEYHDLYYSKLKYKKKLVDKYNLKNINDKSIFNMQLSDFHEGKRQILNVFYILYLYLKLKDNVNTIITPTTFFIGGMSSFDYLFCKKTISLCLGLSKVINSDKLIQEKIKLVFVENIMLDQVPDFAKACDVFNYIPYKNFDISNTYPYAFMNNGSIILTSDSSVFEKMGQLKDIGVFKFDEERLLNTESRCMNFLLKNIELLENKKIINEFYEIYNLILKYNDSFNVMNSFDNFVEVNEKIQKSYLNENSWNNLMIKNIELSKKFGINYLKDV; this is translated from the coding sequence ATGATTGATATTTCAGAAGATCGACTAAGGAAATTATTGCAAATCAAATTATCGTATAATTCATTGGTCGATCTTCAAGATGCGAATGTCTATGAAATTAGATTAGCATTAAATGAAGTCATTAAAGAAATTATTTCTGGACAATCCACAAATACCTTTGCCGACAAATCTTCCAGAACATACATTGTGTCATTTGAATTAATGGTAGAAAATTTGTTTGACGATTATATTGAAAAACTCAATTTAAAAACTCCATTGCAAAAAATATTACAGGATAAATATGACAATGTTGTAAATATGAACAATGATTTGCACTTGGGACAAAGTTATATAGGAAGATTCTCAGTAGATTTGTTTGAGAAAATCTCAAAACAAGGACAGTTTTGTAAAGTGTATTCGATTTTTTACAAAAATTCACAGTTTAAGCAACAAATAGTCGATGAAAATCAGATTGAGACTGTATTCCATGAACCAAAAACAAGTGTAGTTTTTAAAAGATCTAGCAAATACGATATAGAATTAGACAATAATAAAATTAAATCACAAATTTACGATATTCCCTATATAAATGGAAATACGAATTTCATTAGATTATTTTCACCAAAAGCTAATCCAAATCTTAACTACGAAAATTTTATTCGTGGAAGAATTGAGGATATTTATTCTGAGGAAAACAAATTGGACTCAATTCGCCAATTTGTTTACACACCAGAAATCGATGAATTCGGCAAGTATATTAAATTCTTGCAACAAAAATTTCTTGCGGATTCAATAGTTGAAGACATATTTAATGACGAAATAAAATTTTTTAAAAATACAGATAAAATCAAAGACCATATTCAAATTAATATCGTTGAAACAAATGTCGCTTTGTTAATAATCACGTTTTTACAAAAACTAATGGATGAAGGATATGATTTCGAAAAAGCTTTAGAAAAATCTAATAACATTTTCAAGTATTTTAACATCAATTTACACAGAGAATCATTTGAATTAATGGATCTGAGTTACTTGTATCAGTTTGATAGCATTAAAAATATTATTAAGTTGATAAATGAAAATGCACTGAAAAATGGATATCCGGAAATTATTAAAGACAATTTCCTAGACTGTTTTAATCTTATAGCTTTTGTAACGCATTCTATAATAGTTGGGTCTGAATATCAGAAGAAACATTTATTGAAAAGCGAACATGTGGTTATTGATAAAAATATTGAAGATAAAATTGTGATACAAACTTACGGTTTTAACGACGATTTATTCAGAAATAAAATCGAATATCATGATTTGTATTATAGCAAACTAAAATACAAGAAAAAACTTGTCGATAAGTACAACTTAAAAAATATCAACGATAAGAGTATTTTCAATATGCAATTATCAGACTTTCACGAAGGTAAGAGACAAATTCTGAATGTTTTTTATATTTTGTATTTGTACTTAAAACTAAAAGATAATGTAAATACGATAATTACTCCTACGACATTTTTTATCGGAGGAATGAGTTCGTTTGATTACTTGTTTTGCAAGAAAACAATAAGTTTGTGTCTTGGTTTGTCTAAGGTAATTAATTCGGATAAGCTAATTCAAGAAAAAATAAAATTAGTGTTTGTCGAAAATATTATGCTAGATCAAGTGCCAGATTTCGCCAAAGCTTGTGATGTTTTCAACTATATACCTTACAAAAACTTCGATATTTCAAACACATATCCTTATGCATTTATGAATAACGGTTCGATTATTTTGACAAGTGATTCTAGTGTTTTTGAAAAAATGGGACAATTAAAAGATATTGGAGTATTCAAGTTTGATGAAGAACGTTTATTAAATACAGAATCCAGATGTATGAATTTTTTACTAAAAAATATTGAATTATTAGAAAACAAAAAAATCATAAATGAATTTTATGAGATTTATAATTTGATTCTTAAATACAATGATAGTTTTAATGTTATGAATTCTTTTGATAATTTTGTGGAAGTTAATGAAAAAATTCAAAAATCGTATTTGAATGAAAATTCGTGGAATAATTTAATGATTAAAAATATAGAACTATCCAAAAAATTTGGGATTAATTATCTGAAAGATGTTTAG
- the glgA gene encoding glycogen synthase GlgA — translation MKILYCAAEADPFIKTGGLADVAGTLPLEMKKQGHDVKVVIPLYKLINEEYRNKFEFEGSFYVDLDFKHHYVGVFKYIHRGVEFYFLDNEDYFNRDNVYGENDDCERFVFFSKACVQLLRYIDFDCDIIHSNDWHTAMVNVYARDFAKGDPFYESIKTVFTIHNLKYQGVFSSNSLRQTDLSPMYFSEDALKFYDAINFMKGAIVFSDKVTTVSKTYADEIKYSFFGEGLDGVIRQYHYKISGITNGIDTTIWNPETDKYLFKNYSLKNIKDKSVNKKALQRMYSLEEKDVPIFAMVTRLVENKGLELVRYIMDEFLTTEDVQVIILGTGDYSYEEMFKYYEWKFPDKLKANIYYNNEESHKIYAGADFLMMPSIFEPCGISQLIAMRYGTIPVVRETGGLRDTVQSFNEFSKEGNGFSFTNINAHDFLYTLRRAISFYYNDDFKIIQENAMNSKNDWEKSAKEYIELYEEIIK, via the coding sequence ATGAAGATATTATATTGTGCAGCAGAGGCTGATCCGTTTATAAAAACTGGTGGACTTGCAGATGTAGCAGGGACACTTCCACTTGAAATGAAAAAACAAGGTCATGATGTGAAAGTGGTCATCCCTTTGTACAAATTGATAAATGAGGAATACAGAAATAAATTTGAATTTGAAGGAAGCTTTTATGTAGATTTGGATTTTAAACATCATTATGTCGGTGTTTTCAAATACATTCACAGAGGTGTCGAGTTTTATTTTTTAGATAATGAAGATTATTTCAACAGAGATAATGTGTATGGAGAAAATGACGATTGCGAAAGATTTGTATTTTTCTCTAAAGCATGTGTCCAATTATTAAGATATATCGATTTTGATTGCGACATTATTCATTCCAATGATTGGCACACAGCCATGGTCAATGTTTATGCAAGAGATTTTGCAAAAGGTGATCCATTCTACGAATCTATCAAAACTGTTTTTACAATTCACAACCTAAAGTATCAAGGTGTGTTCAGTTCAAATTCACTTCGACAAACTGATTTATCACCGATGTATTTTTCTGAAGATGCATTGAAATTCTACGATGCAATCAACTTCATGAAAGGTGCTATAGTTTTCAGCGATAAAGTAACAACTGTTTCTAAAACTTATGCTGATGAAATTAAATACTCATTCTTCGGAGAAGGATTGGATGGAGTTATTAGGCAGTATCATTACAAAATATCTGGAATCACAAATGGAATTGATACAACTATTTGGAATCCAGAAACAGACAAATATTTATTCAAAAATTACTCATTGAAAAATATTAAGGACAAATCTGTCAACAAAAAAGCATTACAAAGAATGTACAGTTTGGAAGAAAAAGATGTGCCTATATTTGCAATGGTAACTAGATTGGTTGAAAATAAAGGATTAGAACTTGTTAGATACATTATGGATGAGTTTTTGACTACAGAAGATGTACAAGTGATAATTTTGGGAACAGGCGATTATTCTTATGAAGAAATGTTCAAATACTATGAATGGAAATTCCCAGATAAATTAAAAGCAAATATTTATTATAACAATGAAGAATCACACAAGATTTATGCAGGAGCAGATTTCTTGATGATGCCTTCAATATTTGAACCTTGTGGTATATCCCAATTAATTGCTATGAGATATGGAACTATACCAGTAGTGCGTGAAACTGGAGGATTGAGGGATACTGTTCAATCATTTAACGAATTTAGCAAAGAAGGAAATGGATTCTCTTTTACAAATATCAACGCGCATGATTTCTTGTACACATTGAGACGTGCAATATCTTTTTATTACAATGATGATTTCAAAATAATTCAAGAAAATGCTATGAATTCCAAAAATGATTGGGAAAAATCTGCAAAAGAATATATCGAACTTTATGAGGAGATCATTAAATGA
- the glgD gene encoding glucose-1-phosphate adenylyltransferase subunit GlgD, protein MQNCIGIIYGGKSRQDFGYLTDSRPEYMLPYGARYRIIDIALSNFANNEFSNVVLYGGKIMRSTLDHLGNGESYELNRRRNGLVIFPPTFENAGKEIVAYNETRDFYLRSKEDELYFYDPMVIFREDFSVSHDRFIEEDLDILLFCKKMDNATGLFIGETRLNLDDEGNLISIGTNQGIDDEFNLMTNIGYMKKEVFLNLIHDAAKNSNSNELIDVIISNLDKLKIGVYMIDGYVEVIRNLTQFYDANLKLLNTDIYNNVFFKNGLLLTKSKDEPSALYGDSACVKNSLIANGVKIDGKVENSIIFRGVEIQEGSVIKNSVIFERTVIEKNAVVVNTITDKGVLIKENVTAVGNPNYPYELKKNAILEDK, encoded by the coding sequence ATGCAAAATTGTATTGGAATTATATACGGTGGAAAAAGTAGACAAGATTTTGGATATCTAACTGATTCCAGACCAGAATATATGCTTCCTTATGGGGCAAGATACAGAATCATAGATATTGCTTTGAGTAACTTTGCGAATAATGAGTTTTCAAATGTTGTTTTGTATGGCGGAAAAATTATGAGGTCTACTCTAGATCACTTGGGAAATGGCGAAAGTTATGAATTAAATAGAAGAAGAAATGGACTTGTTATATTTCCTCCAACTTTTGAAAATGCTGGTAAGGAAATCGTCGCTTACAACGAAACTAGGGATTTTTATTTGAGATCAAAAGAAGATGAGTTGTATTTCTACGATCCAATGGTTATTTTCAGAGAAGATTTTTCCGTTTCTCACGATAGATTTATCGAAGAAGATTTGGACATATTATTGTTTTGCAAAAAAATGGATAATGCAACGGGATTATTCATCGGAGAAACCAGATTAAACTTGGATGATGAAGGCAATCTAATCAGTATAGGAACGAATCAAGGAATTGATGATGAATTTAATTTAATGACAAACATTGGTTACATGAAAAAAGAAGTTTTCTTGAATTTGATTCACGATGCAGCTAAAAATTCTAATTCTAATGAATTAATCGATGTTATTATTTCTAATTTGGATAAATTAAAAATCGGTGTGTACATGATTGATGGATATGTTGAAGTAATCAGAAATTTGACACAATTTTACGATGCAAATTTGAAATTATTAAATACTGATATTTACAACAATGTATTTTTCAAAAATGGATTATTATTAACAAAATCAAAAGACGAACCGTCAGCATTATACGGTGACTCTGCTTGCGTTAAGAATTCATTGATAGCAAACGGAGTCAAAATAGATGGTAAAGTTGAAAATTCAATTATTTTTAGAGGCGTAGAAATTCAAGAGGGCTCTGTTATCAAAAACTCTGTTATTTTCGAAAGAACGGTAATAGAAAAGAATGCAGTAGTTGTAAACACGATTACTGATAAAGGAGTCTTGATAAAGGAAAATGTAACTGCAGTTGGTAATCCAAATTATCCATATGAATTAAAAAAGAATGCAATATTAGAAGATAAATAG
- a CDS encoding glucose-1-phosphate adenylyltransferase, translating into MKARNRVVAMLLAGGQGSRLKALTKNVAKPAVSFGGKYRIIDFALSNAANSDIRDVGILTQYKPFKLNSHLGNGSSWDLSRNSGGLRILSPFATESGGNWYEGTANSIYENMNYLDELDAEYVVILSGDHIYKMDYNKILKYHKEKNSELTIAVMEVDWSEASRFGIMNTDEDGKIVEFEEKPKNPKSNLASMGIYIFNWHTLKKYLIEDNEDKNSKHDFGMNIIPKIINDGLNVFAWKFDGYWKDVGTVRSYWQANLDLLNPDNRLDLYDTSWRIYTKNRNLPPHYVDEVAEVKKSLINENCLIYGNVNNSVLFSSITVEKNAEVHDSVILSDTVIKKGAKLYNCVVAESMTIEENQVIGEKDSDKIFLVSEDGIEEC; encoded by the coding sequence ATGAAGGCACGAAATAGAGTTGTCGCAATGCTTTTAGCGGGAGGACAAGGTTCAAGACTAAAGGCATTGACAAAAAATGTTGCAAAACCAGCAGTGTCATTTGGTGGAAAATATCGAATTATTGATTTTGCTTTGAGTAATGCAGCAAATTCAGATATAAGAGATGTTGGAATTTTAACACAATATAAACCATTCAAATTAAATTCACATTTAGGTAATGGATCTAGCTGGGATTTATCCAGAAATTCTGGTGGTTTGAGAATTTTATCGCCGTTTGCTACAGAAAGTGGTGGTAATTGGTATGAAGGTACAGCTAATTCTATTTACGAAAATATGAATTACTTAGATGAATTGGACGCGGAATATGTTGTGATTTTATCTGGTGACCATATTTATAAAATGGATTACAACAAGATTTTAAAATATCACAAAGAAAAGAATAGTGAGCTTACAATTGCAGTAATGGAGGTAGATTGGAGCGAAGCTAGTAGATTCGGTATTATGAATACCGATGAAGATGGAAAAATCGTTGAATTTGAAGAAAAACCAAAAAACCCTAAAAGCAATTTGGCTTCTATGGGAATATATATTTTCAACTGGCACACTTTGAAAAAATATTTGATTGAAGACAATGAAGATAAGAATTCCAAACACGATTTCGGAATGAATATAATTCCTAAGATTATAAATGACGGTTTAAATGTTTTTGCATGGAAATTTGATGGCTACTGGAAAGATGTGGGAACTGTAAGAAGTTACTGGCAAGCTAATTTGGATTTATTAAATCCTGACAATAGGCTGGACTTGTACGATACTAGTTGGAGAATTTACACGAAAAACAGAAATCTCCCACCACATTATGTTGATGAAGTTGCAGAAGTGAAAAAATCTTTAATCAATGAAAATTGTTTGATTTACGGAAATGTGAATAATTCAGTTTTGTTTTCATCAATAACTGTGGAAAAGAATGCAGAAGTTCATGATTCTGTTATTTTAAGCGATACTGTTATAAAGAAAGGTGCAAAACTTTACAACTGTGTAGTTGCAGAATCCATGACCATTGAAGAAAACCAAGTGATTGGTGAAAAGGACTCCGACAAAATCTTCTTGGTTAGTGAAGATGGAATTGAAGAGTGTTAG